The following are from one region of the Nostoc cf. commune SO-36 genome:
- a CDS encoding F0F1 ATP synthase subunit B produces MGIMGTFLLLAAEANAVHSELAEGAGEGGFGLNLDIFETNLINLAILVGILFYFGRKVLSNILNERQSNIATAIQEAEGRLKEAKTALSQAQEQLKQSQAEAERIRQSAQENAQKTKEALLAKAAQDVERLKQTAAADLNSETDRAIAQLRQRVAALALQKVESQLKGGIADDAQQSLIDRSIAQLGGNV; encoded by the coding sequence ATGGGTATCATGGGGACATTCTTATTACTTGCCGCAGAAGCGAACGCTGTTCACTCTGAATTGGCAGAAGGCGCAGGAGAAGGTGGTTTCGGTCTAAACCTAGACATTTTTGAAACCAATCTGATCAATCTAGCGATTCTGGTTGGCATATTATTCTACTTCGGACGTAAAGTTTTAAGCAATATCCTGAACGAGCGACAATCCAATATTGCCACTGCAATTCAGGAAGCAGAAGGGCGCTTAAAAGAGGCAAAGACTGCCCTTTCGCAAGCGCAAGAGCAGTTGAAGCAATCTCAAGCAGAAGCAGAACGCATTCGCCAATCTGCCCAAGAAAACGCCCAAAAGACGAAAGAAGCCTTGTTAGCGAAGGCAGCGCAAGACGTAGAACGCTTGAAACAAACAGCAGCAGCAGATTTAAACAGCGAAACTGATCGAGCGATCGCTCAACTACGGCAACGAGTTGCTGCACTAGCATTGCAAAAAGTCGAATCGCAACTTAAAGGTGGGATTGCCGACGATGCTCAACAAAGTTTAATTGACCGCAGCATCGCACAACTGGGAGGCAATGTATGA
- a CDS encoding ATP synthase subunit I has protein sequence MSLSDESIAPTPTTQQDAKTGSEDTESGNSMQEFHQLFQRLLLITLVLTGVIFISVWIFYSLNIALNYLIGACTGVVYLKMLARDVEQLGSEKTSLSKTRFALFIGVMIVATQWRELQILPIFLGFLTYKATLFVYMVQIAFIPDS, from the coding sequence GTGAGCTTGTCAGACGAATCAATTGCGCCCACTCCGACAACGCAACAAGATGCTAAAACTGGTTCTGAAGATACAGAATCAGGTAACTCTATGCAAGAGTTCCATCAACTCTTCCAGCGATTGTTGTTAATCACGCTTGTCTTGACGGGGGTTATTTTTATCTCTGTGTGGATTTTTTATTCCTTAAACATTGCCCTAAATTATTTAATTGGGGCGTGTACAGGTGTGGTTTACTTAAAAATGTTGGCTAGAGACGTTGAGCAGCTCGGTAGTGAGAAAACCAGTCTAAGCAAAACTCGTTTTGCTCTGTTTATTGGAGTGATGATCGTGGCAACTCAATGGCGTGAGCTACAGATTCTGCCCATTTTTTTGGGATTTCTAACTTACAAAGCCACGCTCTTCGTCTATATGGTGCAAATTGCGTTCATTCCTGATTCTTAA
- a CDS encoding diflavin flavoprotein has protein sequence MVAMSTTGNAHAENVQHRLTIQTVEIAPNTTAIRSLDWDRDRFDIEFGLQNGTTYNSYLIRGEQTVLIDTSHQKFRDLYLETLKGLVNPKTIDYIIVSHTEPDHSGLVEDVLQLAPRATVLASKVALQFLEGLVHDPFSKRVVKTGDRIDIGKGHEMEFVSAPNLHWPDTIFSFDRKTQILYTCDAFGMHFCDDRTFDEDLEAIEADFRFYYDCLMGPNARSLLNAMKRMGDLGKINIIANGHGPLLYHHLDVLTGCYENWSQKQAKAETTVGLFFVSDYGYGERLGHAIAEGILKTGIGVEVLDLNTAESQEIQELAGRAAGIIIGMPPTTSAAAQASISSVLAVAKNKQLIGLFECYGGDDEPIDTLRRQFLNSDIKEAFPPIRIKEVPSASTFQLCEEAGKDIGQLLVRDRNIKQIKSLDVNMEKALGRISSGLYIVTTKKDNASSAMLASWVTQASLQPLGLTIAVAKDRAIDSLMQIGDRFVLNVLEEGNYQELKKHFLKRLHPGADRFAGVKTQTAKNGSPILTDALAYIECEIQSSMECSDHWILYCTVQEGRVSKNDGLTAVRHRKVGNYY, from the coding sequence ATGGTAGCGATGTCTACGACAGGCAATGCCCACGCAGAGAACGTTCAACATCGGCTAACTATACAAACTGTAGAAATTGCCCCTAACACAACGGCGATTCGCTCTCTTGATTGGGATCGCGATCGCTTCGATATCGAATTCGGGCTGCAAAACGGCACAACCTATAATTCATATCTAATTAGGGGTGAACAAACAGTTTTGATCGATACTTCTCACCAGAAGTTTCGCGATCTGTATTTAGAGACTCTCAAAGGTCTTGTTAACCCAAAAACAATTGATTACATAATTGTCAGCCACACAGAGCCAGACCATAGCGGTTTGGTGGAAGATGTTCTTCAATTAGCTCCTAGAGCTACCGTTTTAGCCTCAAAAGTTGCACTTCAGTTTTTAGAAGGCTTAGTCCACGATCCTTTCTCGAAGCGAGTTGTCAAAACCGGCGATCGCATCGATATTGGCAAAGGACACGAAATGGAATTCGTGAGTGCGCCTAACCTGCACTGGCCGGATACAATCTTTAGCTTTGACCGCAAAACCCAAATCCTGTACACCTGTGATGCTTTTGGGATGCACTTCTGTGACGATCGCACCTTCGACGAAGATTTAGAAGCGATCGAAGCTGACTTTAGATTTTACTACGACTGCTTGATGGGCCCTAACGCTCGTTCGCTGCTGAATGCGATGAAGCGGATGGGTGATCTCGGAAAGATTAATATTATCGCCAATGGTCACGGGCCATTATTATACCACCATTTAGATGTTCTAACCGGGTGCTACGAAAATTGGAGCCAAAAGCAAGCTAAAGCAGAAACAACAGTTGGCTTGTTTTTTGTCTCAGATTACGGGTATGGCGAACGCCTTGGTCACGCAATTGCCGAAGGTATACTAAAAACTGGTATTGGCGTAGAAGTACTCGATCTGAATACTGCTGAGAGCCAAGAAATTCAAGAACTAGCCGGGAGAGCAGCTGGCATTATTATTGGTATGCCCCCGACTACTTCCGCCGCCGCCCAAGCTAGTATCAGTTCGGTGCTAGCTGTCGCCAAGAACAAGCAATTGATTGGGCTGTTTGAATGTTACGGTGGGGATGATGAACCCATTGATACACTCCGCAGACAATTTCTCAACTCTGACATCAAAGAAGCTTTCCCACCCATTCGGATTAAAGAAGTTCCCAGCGCATCAACATTCCAGTTGTGTGAAGAAGCGGGTAAAGACATCGGACAATTGCTGGTGCGCGATCGCAACATCAAGCAAATCAAGTCCCTCGATGTCAACATGGAAAAGGCGCTGGGTCGCATTAGTAGTGGACTGTATATAGTCACTACTAAAAAAGATAATGCCTCAAGTGCAATGCTGGCATCCTGGGTAACGCAAGCGAGTTTGCAACCATTAGGATTGACAATTGCCGTTGCCAAAGACCGCGCCATTGATTCCTTAATGCAAATAGGCGATCGCTTCGTCCTCAACGTTTTGGAAGAAGGCAATTATCAAGAACTCAAGAAGCACTTCCTCAAGCGCTTGCATCCCGGTGCTGACCGCTTTGCTGGGGTGAAAACTCAAACCGCGAAAAACGGTTCCCCAATTCTAACTGATGCTCTGGCATACATAGAATGTGAAATCCAGAGCAGCATGGAATGCAGCGACCACTGGATTTTATATTGCACCGTCCAAGAAGGTCGTGTCTCCAAAAACGATGGATTGACAGCCGTTCGCCATCGCAAAGTAGGTAATTACTACTAA
- a CDS encoding diflavin flavoprotein: MTNSKPRDVQVLPIATNTKLLKARSWSRLRFEIEYALERGTTSNCYLIEADKTALIDPPPESFTEIYLEALRQTLDLQRLDYIILGHFSPNRVATLKAILELAPQVTFVCSLPGANNLRAAFLDQDLKVLVMRGKETLDLGKGHVLKFLPTPSPRWPEGLCTYDQQTQILYTDKLFATHLCGDEAFDDNWEALKEDQRYYFNCLMAPQIPHVQAALEKISDLQVRMYAVGHGPLVRTGLIELTKAYGEWSRSHNDREISVALLYASAYGNTATLAQAIALGLTKGGVAVKSINCEFATPDEIRINLAQSEGFIIGSPTIGGHAPTPIHTALGIVLSSGDNSKLAGVFGSYGWSGEAFDLIEGKLRDAGYRFGFDTLKVKFKPDDVTLKFCEELGTDFAQALKKAKKVRVPQQAATPVEQAVGRIVGSVCVVTAKLGDVSTAMLGAWVSQATFNPPGLTMAIAKDRAIESLMYPGGKFALNILPEGNHQDYMKHFRKSFAPGEDRFANFSTAVADNGCTVLTDALAYLECSVNQRLECGDHWVVYATVDEGKLLKPDAVTAINHRKTGTHY, encoded by the coding sequence ATGACCAATTCCAAGCCACGCGACGTCCAAGTTCTACCAATTGCTACCAATACTAAACTTCTGAAAGCACGTAGTTGGTCACGTCTGCGGTTTGAAATTGAATATGCACTTGAAAGAGGTACTACCTCCAATTGCTATTTAATTGAAGCTGATAAAACCGCACTTATTGATCCACCGCCAGAAAGTTTTACCGAAATTTATTTAGAGGCATTGCGGCAGACTTTAGATTTACAACGTTTGGATTATATAATCCTGGGTCATTTTAGCCCCAATCGAGTTGCCACCCTCAAAGCAATTTTAGAACTAGCACCACAGGTAACTTTTGTCTGTTCTCTTCCTGGTGCGAACAATTTGCGTGCTGCTTTCTTAGATCAGGATTTGAAAGTCTTGGTGATGCGGGGGAAAGAAACTCTGGATTTAGGCAAGGGTCATGTTTTAAAATTCTTACCCACTCCTAGTCCACGTTGGCCGGAAGGACTTTGTACCTACGATCAGCAAACCCAAATTCTCTACACAGATAAGTTATTTGCAACTCATCTCTGTGGTGATGAAGCGTTTGATGATAATTGGGAAGCGCTTAAAGAAGACCAGCGTTATTACTTTAACTGCTTGATGGCTCCCCAAATTCCTCATGTGCAAGCAGCTTTGGAAAAAATATCAGATTTACAGGTGAGAATGTATGCTGTGGGTCACGGGCCCTTGGTACGCACTGGGTTAATTGAACTTACCAAAGCTTATGGAGAATGGAGCCGTTCTCACAACGATCGCGAAATTTCTGTTGCCCTACTTTACGCTTCAGCTTACGGGAATACAGCGACTTTAGCACAAGCGATCGCTCTGGGACTAACTAAAGGTGGAGTTGCAGTTAAATCAATCAACTGCGAATTTGCTACCCCTGATGAAATTCGCATCAACCTGGCACAGTCAGAGGGTTTTATCATTGGTTCTCCTACCATCGGTGGTCATGCGCCAACTCCCATTCATACTGCTTTAGGTATTGTGCTATCAAGCGGTGACAACAGCAAACTCGCTGGGGTTTTTGGTTCTTATGGCTGGAGTGGCGAAGCCTTTGACTTAATCGAAGGTAAACTCCGGGATGCTGGATATCGCTTTGGCTTTGACACCCTGAAGGTGAAGTTTAAACCTGATGATGTCACTCTTAAGTTTTGTGAAGAACTAGGTACAGACTTTGCCCAAGCGCTGAAAAAAGCTAAAAAGGTACGCGTACCACAACAAGCCGCTACTCCAGTGGAACAGGCTGTTGGTCGGATCGTTGGTTCCGTCTGCGTGGTGACAGCGAAACTTGGAGATGTGTCTACGGCAATGTTAGGCGCTTGGGTTTCTCAAGCCACCTTTAACCCACCCGGATTAACTATGGCGATCGCCAAAGACCGAGCGATCGAATCTTTGATGTATCCAGGCGGTAAGTTTGCCTTAAATATTCTACCTGAAGGCAATCATCAAGACTACATGAAGCATTTCCGTAAATCTTTCGCGCCTGGGGAAGACCGATTTGCCAACTTTAGTACAGCAGTTGCGGATAACGGCTGTACTGTCCTCACCGA
- a CDS encoding F0F1 ATP synthase subunit B' codes for MFDFDATLPFMALQFLLLAALLNAIFYKPLTKVLDDRDSYIRTNTLEAKESLAKAERLATEYEQQLADARRQSQATVEAAQLEAKKITAEKIAEAQKEAQSQREQASVEIEQQKQEAFRTLEQQVDALSRQILEKLLGPTPVR; via the coding sequence ATGTTTGATTTCGATGCTACCTTGCCCTTCATGGCATTGCAATTCCTGCTATTAGCAGCTTTGTTGAATGCAATTTTCTATAAGCCACTGACCAAGGTACTAGACGATCGCGATAGTTATATCCGAACGAATACCCTTGAGGCGAAAGAAAGCTTGGCAAAAGCCGAGCGCTTGGCTACCGAATATGAGCAACAACTCGCAGACGCTCGCAGACAATCGCAAGCTACCGTAGAAGCAGCTCAACTTGAAGCTAAGAAAATTACTGCCGAGAAAATCGCCGAGGCCCAAAAGGAAGCTCAGTCTCAACGAGAACAAGCTTCTGTTGAAATAGAACAACAAAAGCAAGAAGCTTTTCGCACCTTAGAGCAACAAGTTGATGCTTTAAGCAGGCAGATTCTAGAAAAACTATTGGGGCCAACTCCAGTTAGATAA
- a CDS encoding F0F1 ATP synthase subunit gamma — MANLKAIRDRIQSVKNTKKITEAMRLVAAARVRRAQEQVLATRPFADRLAQVLYGLQSRLRFEEANLPLLKKREVKSVGLLVISGDRGLCGGYNNNVIRRAENRAKEIKAEGLNYQFVLVGRKATQYFQRRDQPIDATYSGLEQIPTAAEANQIADQLLSLFLSEEVDRIELIYTRFLSLVSSRPVIQTLLPLDPQGLEAGDDEIFRLTTRGGKFEVEREKVTSQARALAPDMIFEQDPVQILDSLLPLYLSNQLLRALQESAASELAARMTAMSNASENAGELINTLTLSYNKARQAAITQELLEVVGGAEALT, encoded by the coding sequence ATGGCCAATCTAAAAGCAATACGCGATCGCATCCAGTCGGTCAAAAACACCAAAAAAATCACAGAAGCCATGCGTCTCGTAGCTGCGGCTAGAGTGCGCCGGGCGCAAGAACAAGTGCTAGCGACTCGCCCCTTTGCCGATCGCTTGGCACAAGTATTGTATGGTTTGCAAAGCCGTCTGCGCTTTGAAGAAGCAAACCTACCACTGCTGAAAAAAAGAGAAGTTAAGTCAGTTGGGCTATTGGTAATTTCAGGCGATCGCGGTCTATGCGGCGGCTACAATAATAACGTTATCCGTCGTGCAGAAAACCGCGCCAAAGAAATTAAGGCAGAAGGTTTAAACTATCAATTTGTGTTAGTCGGACGCAAAGCTACACAGTACTTTCAACGCCGCGATCAGCCTATTGATGCTACCTATAGCGGTTTAGAGCAAATTCCCACCGCAGCCGAAGCCAATCAGATTGCCGACCAACTACTTTCCTTATTCCTTTCCGAAGAAGTAGATCGCATCGAATTAATCTACACCAGATTCCTTTCCTTGGTTAGCTCCCGTCCTGTGATTCAAACCCTACTGCCCCTCGATCCACAAGGTCTAGAAGCAGGCGATGATGAAATCTTCCGCTTAACAACCCGTGGCGGTAAATTTGAAGTCGAACGGGAAAAAGTGACTAGCCAAGCCCGCGCATTGGCTCCTGACATGATTTTTGAGCAAGATCCAGTGCAGATTCTCGATTCTCTATTGCCCCTGTATCTAAGTAACCAGCTATTGCGGGCACTGCAAGAATCAGCAGCTAGTGAACTAGCAGCGCGGATGACAGCCATGAGTAATGCCAGTGAAAATGCCGGTGAATTGATTAACACCCTCACATTGTCTTACAACAAAGCCCGACAAGCTGCAATTACCCAAGAACTCCTTGAGGTTGTTGGTGGTGCTGAAGCACTAACTTAG
- a CDS encoding class I SAM-dependent methyltransferase, with amino-acid sequence MSDSQTVSAAVAKLYNTYPFPPEALLDEPPPGYNWRWNWLAAHNFCTGQKPQKQDIRILDAGCGTGVGTEYLVHLNPQASVVGIDLSTGALAVAKERCQRSGANRVEFHHLSLFDVEQLPGEFDLINCVGVLHHTSDPIRGIQALAQKLAPGGLMHIFVYGELGRWEIQLMQKAIALLQGDKKGDYRDGVQVGRQIFASLPENNRLVKYDKQRWSLENHKDENFADMYVHPQEIDYNIETLFELIDASGLEFIGFSNPSFWDLERLLGKAPELLERAKDLSDACGGQGQRQVYRLIELLDPEVTHYEFFLGRPPLIKSDWSDDNALLAAIPELNPCIEGFPSQCFFNYDYQIVNLSVPEFEFMQKCDGNSKVAEILADGQLGLDGVRTLLQQQLILLTPV; translated from the coding sequence ATGTCCGATTCCCAAACCGTTAGTGCTGCTGTTGCCAAACTCTACAATACCTACCCCTTTCCGCCAGAAGCCTTGTTGGATGAACCACCTCCAGGCTACAACTGGCGCTGGAATTGGCTAGCTGCTCATAACTTCTGCACAGGTCAAAAACCCCAAAAGCAAGATATTCGGATTTTAGATGCAGGTTGCGGTACTGGTGTGGGTACAGAGTACTTGGTTCACCTTAATCCTCAAGCTTCGGTTGTGGGAATTGACCTCAGTACTGGCGCTTTGGCTGTAGCAAAAGAACGTTGTCAACGTTCTGGGGCTAACCGTGTTGAGTTTCATCACCTCAGCTTGTTTGATGTGGAACAGTTACCGGGTGAGTTTGATTTAATCAACTGTGTTGGTGTTTTGCATCATACCTCCGATCCCATTCGCGGTATTCAAGCTTTGGCGCAGAAGTTAGCCCCAGGTGGCTTGATGCACATTTTTGTGTATGGGGAGTTGGGACGCTGGGAAATTCAACTCATGCAAAAAGCAATCGCACTTCTTCAAGGTGACAAAAAAGGCGACTACCGCGATGGTGTCCAAGTCGGACGACAAATATTTGCTTCTTTACCAGAAAATAACCGACTTGTCAAATACGATAAACAACGTTGGTCATTAGAAAACCACAAAGATGAAAACTTTGCGGATATGTACGTTCATCCCCAAGAAATTGACTACAACATTGAGACGCTGTTTGAATTAATAGATGCTTCGGGATTGGAGTTTATTGGTTTCTCTAATCCGAGTTTCTGGGATTTAGAGCGACTTTTGGGCAAAGCACCAGAGTTACTAGAACGGGCAAAAGATTTGAGCGATGCCTGCGGCGGGCAAGGACAACGCCAGGTTTACCGCCTGATAGAATTACTAGATCCAGAAGTAACTCATTACGAATTTTTCCTCGGTCGTCCTCCCTTAATTAAGTCCGACTGGTCAGACGATAACGCCCTATTAGCAGCGATTCCCGAACTTAATCCTTGTATTGAAGGATTTCCCAGCCAATGTTTCTTTAATTACGATTACCAGATTGTTAATTTATCTGTACCAGAGTTTGAATTTATGCAAAAGTGTGATGGTAATTCAAAAGTTGCGGAGATTTTGGCAGATGGACAACTGGGATTGGATGGAGTTAGAACGCTTCTTCAGCAACAGCTGATTTTATTGACACCTGTTTAA
- a CDS encoding helix-turn-helix domain-containing protein, translating into MGCRLKVFLTEQEKLTLEELRKAKDVPQRTKDRAQVLLLNNRGLKNEQIAQGLNWAISTVRQTLHRWEKVGLVGLWDAPGRGGKPRYSESDLVYLENCLAQEPQSYNSKQLAKKLASERQVNLSADRLRRVLKKRGRRFGSARKQPQEQIIS; encoded by the coding sequence ATGGGATGCCGATTAAAAGTCTTTCTCACAGAACAAGAAAAGCTGACTCTAGAAGAGTTAAGAAAAGCCAAGGATGTTCCTCAACGTACTAAGGATCGCGCTCAAGTTTTACTGCTGAATAATCGCGGCTTAAAAAATGAGCAAATTGCTCAAGGTTTGAACTGGGCAATTTCAACAGTACGTCAAACCCTTCATCGCTGGGAAAAGGTGGGTTTAGTAGGTTTGTGGGATGCTCCTGGTCGAGGAGGAAAACCCCGATATTCGGAATCAGATTTAGTTTATCTAGAAAATTGTTTAGCTCAAGAGCCACAGAGTTATAACTCTAAACAATTAGCAAAAAAACTGGCATCTGAGCGTCAAGTTAATTTGAGTGCAGATCGATTACGACGGGTACTAAAAAAAAGGGGAAGGAGGTTTGGAAGCGCACGCAAGCAACCTCAAGAACAGATAATTAGCTGA
- the atpE gene encoding ATP synthase F0 subunit C: MDPLVQAASVLAAALAIGLAAIGPGIGQGNAAGQAVEGIARQPEAEGKIRGTLLLTLAFMESLTIYGLVIALVLLFANPFS, encoded by the coding sequence ATGGATCCATTAGTTCAGGCTGCTTCAGTTCTCGCTGCTGCTTTAGCGATTGGTTTAGCTGCAATTGGCCCTGGTATTGGTCAAGGAAACGCTGCTGGACAAGCAGTAGAAGGTATTGCTCGTCAACCTGAAGCAGAAGGAAAAATTCGCGGTACTCTGCTATTAACCTTGGCATTCATGGAATCCTTGACTATTTATGGTCTAGTAATTGCCCTGGTATTGCTGTTTGCTAACCCCTTCAGCTAA
- the atpA gene encoding F0F1 ATP synthase subunit alpha gives MSISIRPDEISSIIQQQIEQYDQEVKVANVGTVLQVGDGIARIYGLEKAMSGELLEFEDGTIGIAQNLEEDNVGAVLMGEGLDIQEGSSVTATGKIAQVPVGEALIGRVVNALGLPIDGKGDIKSSESRLIESPAPGIIARRSVHEPMQTGITAIDSMIPIGRGQRELIIGDRQTGKTAIAIDTIINQKEEDVVCVYVAIGQKASTVANVVQTLQEKGAMDYTVVVFASASEPATLQYLAPYTGASIAEYFMYKGKATLIIYDDLSKQAQAYRQMSLLLRRPPGREAYPGDVFYIHSRLLERAAKLSDELGKGSMTALPIIETQAGDVSAYIPTNVISITDGQIFLSSDLFNAGIRPAVNPGISVSRVGSAAQTKAMKKVAGKIKLELAQFDDLQAFAQFASDLDKATQDQLARGQRLRELLKQPQNSPLSVYEQVAILYAGINGYLDDVPVNQVTTFTKGLRDYLKTGKTQYAEGVKSSKALGDAEEAALKEALTEYKKTFKAAA, from the coding sequence ATGAGCATATCAATTAGACCTGACGAAATTAGCAGCATTATCCAACAACAAATCGAGCAATACGATCAAGAGGTCAAAGTTGCTAACGTTGGTACTGTCCTCCAAGTAGGTGACGGTATTGCCCGGATTTATGGTCTGGAAAAGGCTATGTCTGGGGAACTTTTGGAATTTGAAGATGGTACAATTGGCATCGCCCAAAACTTAGAAGAAGACAACGTGGGCGCGGTGTTGATGGGTGAAGGGCTGGACATTCAAGAAGGTAGTTCTGTAACCGCTACTGGTAAAATTGCCCAAGTACCCGTAGGAGAAGCCTTAATTGGACGAGTTGTAAACGCTTTGGGTCTTCCCATCGATGGTAAGGGAGACATCAAATCCTCAGAAAGCCGTTTGATTGAATCTCCAGCACCAGGTATCATTGCCCGTCGGTCTGTACACGAACCCATGCAAACGGGTATCACAGCTATTGACTCAATGATTCCCATCGGTCGTGGTCAACGGGAATTGATTATTGGCGATCGCCAAACCGGAAAAACTGCGATCGCCATCGACACAATCATCAACCAAAAAGAAGAAGATGTAGTTTGTGTATACGTTGCGATCGGTCAAAAGGCTTCCACTGTTGCTAACGTGGTGCAGACATTGCAAGAAAAAGGCGCGATGGATTACACCGTCGTTGTCTTTGCTAGTGCCAGTGAACCAGCAACCCTACAATACTTAGCTCCTTACACAGGCGCAAGTATTGCTGAGTACTTTATGTATAAGGGTAAAGCTACCCTGATAATTTACGATGACCTCTCCAAGCAAGCCCAAGCTTATCGGCAGATGTCCCTACTGCTGCGTCGTCCACCCGGACGCGAAGCTTACCCTGGAGATGTATTCTACATTCACTCTCGTTTGTTAGAAAGAGCAGCAAAACTGAGTGATGAATTAGGTAAAGGCAGTATGACCGCCCTACCAATCATCGAAACCCAAGCTGGTGACGTTTCAGCATACATCCCCACCAACGTAATTTCTATTACCGATGGTCAGATATTCCTATCTTCTGACTTGTTCAACGCTGGTATCCGTCCGGCTGTGAACCCAGGTATTTCAGTATCCCGCGTGGGTTCTGCGGCTCAAACCAAGGCAATGAAAAAAGTTGCCGGTAAGATTAAATTGGAATTAGCCCAATTTGACGATCTGCAAGCCTTCGCACAATTTGCTTCCGACTTAGATAAAGCCACCCAAGATCAGTTGGCACGGGGTCAACGGTTGCGCGAACTTCTCAAGCAGCCACAAAATTCGCCACTGTCGGTATACGAGCAAGTAGCAATTTTGTATGCTGGTATTAATGGGTACTTAGATGATGTGCCTGTAAATCAAGTAACCACCTTCACCAAAGGTCTGCGGGATTACTTAAAAACTGGTAAAACCCAGTATGCCGAAGGAGTAAAAAGCTCCAAAGCACTAGGTGACGCAGAAGAAGCTGCCTTGAAAGAAGCACTCACCGAATATAAGAAGACCTTCAAAGCAGCAGCCTAG
- the atpH gene encoding ATP synthase F1 subunit delta has translation MTSQVAAAEVAQPYAQALLSIAQSKNLTEEFGEDARTFLGLLRADKQLHNFFSNPFIQAENKKALIKQILGESSNPYLRNFLLILVDKRRIAFLESIFQQYLALLRQLNQTVLAEVISAVPLTEAQQQAITEKVIAISNARQVELETKVDSELIGGVIIKVGSQVIDASIRGQLRRLSLRLTNS, from the coding sequence ATGACAAGTCAGGTAGCGGCAGCCGAAGTAGCCCAACCTTACGCACAGGCACTTTTGTCAATAGCGCAATCGAAAAATTTGACAGAAGAGTTCGGGGAAGATGCGCGGACTTTCCTAGGACTGCTCAGAGCAGACAAACAGCTACACAACTTCTTCAGCAACCCGTTTATTCAGGCTGAGAACAAAAAAGCTCTCATCAAACAAATACTCGGTGAAAGCTCTAACCCCTACTTACGCAACTTTTTGTTGATATTAGTAGACAAACGCCGCATTGCATTCTTGGAATCGATTTTTCAACAATATCTGGCGCTGTTGCGGCAGCTGAATCAAACCGTATTAGCGGAAGTAATTTCAGCCGTTCCCCTCACAGAAGCTCAACAGCAGGCAATCACCGAAAAAGTGATTGCCATCAGTAATGCTCGTCAGGTAGAACTAGAAACCAAGGTAGACAGCGAGTTAATTGGTGGTGTGATTATTAAAGTAGGTTCGCAGGTTATTGATGCCAGTATCCGGGGTCAATTGCGTCGCCTTTCATTGCGCTTAACTAATAGCTAG